CGTGCGTGACGTAGATCATGGTCGTCCTGACGCGCTGATGGAGGCGCTTGATCTCGGCGCGCGTCTGGACTCTCAGCCGCGCGTCGAGATTGGAGAGCGGTTCGTCGAACAGGAACACGCTGGGCTCGCGGACCAGGGCTCGGCCGAGCGCGACACGCTGGCGCTCGCCGCCCGACAGCTCACGCGGCTTGCGATCCAGGTAGCGCTCGATGTCGAGAGCCGCGGCCGCCGCGCGCACGCGACGATCGACGTCCGGCGCCGGCACCTTGCGGCGCCGCAGTCCGAACGCCATGTTGTCGAACACGCTCATGTGCGGGTAAAGGGCGTAATTCTGGAACACCATCGCGATGTCACGATCGCGAGGCGGTACGTCGTTCACCACTCGATCGCCGATCCGGATCTCGCCCGAGCTGACCTCCTCGAGACCCGCGATCATGCGCAGCACCGTGGACTTGCCGCAGCCCGATGGCCCGACCAGCACCAGCAGCTCGCCGTCGTCGATCTCCAGATCGAGATCGCGCACCGCCGGGTGCTTGCCGGCATACATCTTCCCGACCTTCGACAGGCGAACCTTGGGCACTCGTCCTCCTCAGGGCTCGACGATCGGCTGATGGCGGAGCTTGCGGCCGACCACGTCCACGCCGATGTAGAGCGCCAGCAGCACCAGCGCCGCCAGCACGAACCACATCAGCTTGGCCTGCAGCACGTGCGGAATCGCCGCCGGGTCCTCGAGCAACCGCGGCTGATCGGCCAGCACCCGCGCGCCGAACCACGCCAGCACCGTGCTCCACACGAACGAACCGAGCAGGGTCATCACCGAAAAGACGGTGAAGCTCATGCGCGCCGCTCCGGCCGGCAGCGAGACCAGATGCCGCACCACCGGCAGCAGGCGCGCGAAGAAGATGCCGCCGGCCGAGAAGTGCTGGATCCATTTCTCGGCCAGCAGCCATTTCTTCTCGGGCACGAACAGGTACTTCCCATAGCGCAGGATCAGCGGGCGGCCCACCCCGCGCGCCACCCAGTAGGAAATCGCGGCGCCCGCCCACGAGCCCAGCGTAGCCGCCGCCACCACGCCCCAGAAGTGGAACCGGCCTTGCTCGGCCCAGTAGGCGGCGGGGGGAATCACCACCTCGCTCGGCAGCGGAAACACCGTCGACTCGATCGCCATCAGCGTGAACACGCCGGCGTAACCCCATTCCAGCGACAGCCGGAACCAGGTCGCAAGCAGGGAGTGGAACACGGCTCAGCTCACCCCGGAGGATCGGGCGGCGATCTTCACTCTCAACCCCGTCCTGCTCGGTCGGAAGAGGTGTCGCCCTGCGGCACCATCGGCCGAACCTCCGCGGCCGGCACCGTTTCGCTCCAGCGGAAGTCCTCGCCGTCCGGCTCGGGCTTCCCCAGCGCCAGCTCGGGGTCGTGCTCGAGAAAGATCCACGAGCGCTCGCGATGCGCACGCTCGAGCAGCGCGCGCTTTTCGGTCATGGTCTCGATCGCGGCGACGTCGTAGCCCATCACGAAAGGAATGCGCACGTGACTCGCGGTCGGGATCAAGTCGGCCACGAAGTACAAGGCCTCCTCCGGGCCACCCACGCGCAGCAGCTGCTGGCCGCGCGTATGTCCCTCGGCGAGCAGCAGCTCGACTTCGGGCCAGGGGCGCTGCGGCCCCTCCATCAGGTTCAGGACCCCGGCCTCGACCAGCGGCTCGAAGTTCTCGCTGAGGTACGAAGCGCGCTCGCGCAGGTTGGAATGTCGCGCGTTCTCGAGATTGCGCGCCTGCACGTGATACCGCGCGCGCGGCAGAGTCGGCACCAGCCGGTCTCCGGCGCGTTTCGTCGAGCCGCCGGCGTGGTCGAAATGGAGGTGGGTCAGCACCACGTCGGTCACATCGCGGGGATCGAGCCCCTGCGCCGCCAGCGACCGCTCGAGGTCGTGCTGCTCGTGCTCCACGCGGTAGATGTCGGCGAGCTTGGGCGGAAACTTGTCGCCGATGCCGATGTCGACCAGCACGCGGCGCCCGTAGCCGTCGAGCAGCAGGCAGCGCATCGCCAGCCGGATGCGGTTCCTCTCGTCGGGCGGCTGCAGCTTGGCCCACAGGGGCTTCGGCACCGAGCCGAACATCGAGCCGCCATCGAGCCACAGATATCCGGTCTCGATGGCGAGTGCTCGCCAGCCTCCGAAGATCAGTTCGCGCATCGGCGCAGAATGGCCGAAGCCGCGCGACGGGGTCAAACCCGTGGAACCGTCGCGGTCGGTTACGGGTAGGACGACGGCAGCCGCGACCCCGCGGCGCCACGCGCGGAGGCTCCCCAACTAATTCCTGGCTACTTCTCCGGTTCCCTGTCTCACGCCCCAACCTGGAGATTGCCATGGACCGCTTCAAACCTACCTCCCGCCGCGCGGCGCTCTGCGCCGCAATCGTACTGGTCGCTGCAGCAAACCCCGGTCTCGCCGGCTGGCCCGCCAACGGCACCCCGCTGAGTGGCCCCACGCCTGTCCAGGGTTTTCAGACCGCCGTGGCTTCGGACGGAGCGCTGCTCGTGCTGCGGGACATCCTGCTGCCGAGTTCCATCGCGCGGCTCACGACCGGCGGCGCGACCGTGCCGGGCTGGCCCGTGGCGGTGGCCGGCAGCGGCTACGTGGACGGACTTGCGCCCGATCTCCTGGGTGGCTGTTACTACGCGCTCTCGAATCCCGGGGTCTACATCCATCACCTGCGCGCCGATGGCAGCGCCGATCCCGCGTGGCCCGCGAACGGCGTCCTGCTCTGCGACGCTCCGGGCTACAAGCACGCGCAGATCGCCGCCGACCCCGGCGGCGGCGTTTACGTCGTGTGGGCGGATGGACGCGACTCCCCGGGCCTGCCGCGCGCGCTGTTCGCGTCGCGGGTCCTGCCCGATGGAACGGTGGCGGCGGGCTGGGACGCGGGTGGCACTCGTCTCGCGACCGTGCCCGATACCACGAACATCTCGCTCGGATTCAGTCGTGACGACGGTGTCGGCGGTCTCTACGCACTCGAAGCCCGAACCGTCCACTTCGGGCTGCCCGAACAGAGCTTCGAGGAGTTTCTGGTCCACCTCTCGCCGAACGGACCGAGTCCGAGCTGGCCCTCGGGCGGATTCTTCCCGCCTGGCGTCCCGCTGGGCACGGGATTCACCTTCGATCACGACGGCGCTGGAGGCGTGTTCGTGAACTGGAATGTGGGTGAGAGCGGTTTCGTTCAGCGCTTCGACACGACCGGCAACGTCGCCGCTGGCTGGCCGCCCGAGGGTCACCGCGTGGTCGCGGACACCGGCGTCGGCTGTCTGACCGGAGGGATCCTCGCCGATGGGAACGGAGGAGTGCTTTTCCCGATGATCGCGGGCCCGCCGGGGGACTACGGCAGCTGGCTCAACTACGTGAGCGGCCTGGACGGAACGGGCGCGGCCCTTTCCGGCTGGCCCGCGCCCGGCGTCGAGTTCCCCGCGAATGTCTTCTCGGTCGGGTGGCTCGCGACCGACGGCGCGGCCGGGTGCTACCTGGAGTGGGGGAACGTCGATCCAACCACGTACTTCCTGTCCGATCTGCGCGTGTTGCGGGTGCGTTCGAACGGAACGATGGCGCCCGGTTTTCCCGATTCGGGGCTCGTCGTGTGCGCGGGACCCGGGGTTCGCTATCAGCCGGCGCTCGTTCCTGACGGGCGCGGAGGCGTGTATGCGGTATGGCTCGACTCGCGAAACCACACGCCCGCCAATGCGTACGACGTCTACGCGACCCGCGTCGGTCCCAGCGGCGACGCGCTCGCGAGCGTGGCGGCGCCGCCGCCCGCCGCGAATTCACTCGTGGCGTCTCCCAATCCGTTCACGAGCGCCGTCTCGTTCGAGATTGCCGCGGGCGGCGCCCGGGACTCGCGGCTCGACATCTTCGATGCCGCGGGGCGGCGGGTGCGCACGCTGGCCGGCGGAGCCGGTTCCTCGGGACGGGTTCAGTGGAACGGGCTGGACGATGCGGGCCGTGTGGTGCCGCCTGGGCTCTATCTGGTGCGCACGCACGCCGGCGCTTCGGTCCGCGTGGTGCGCGTGCTATGAAGATGGTGCGGTGAAGATTGTTGATGACGCGTTGCCGAGGCGGCCCGGGCCGCCTTGAGGCGAGCGTTCAGGCCGCCAGGTAACCCGACGCGTTCGGGGAAGAGCGGGTTCCGGGGGGCCGGCGCGGGTCGCGCCGGCCCCCTGGCCGAAGTCCGATCAGCTGACGGTGATGGTCAGGGTCTTGGCGAACTGAATGCGACCCGAGGCTCCGCCGCCGCCGCCCGCCGGCAACACGCGGCCGTCCGGTGTCTCCTGCCGGCCAATCGGCGAGGCGTTCTCGGTGCCGTAGAGGAATGCCGCAGTGACGGTGTAGGTGCCGGGCTTGGACGGCGCCTGGAGCGTGTAGACCACCTTGCAGGTCGGATAGGTGTTGGTCGAAGGATCGCTCTTCACGCCCTGCACGTTCACGTAGTTGATGTTCTTCTGCAGGTCCTTGTAGCGACCGTCGAGGAATGCGGTCTGCGGCTTGCCGTCGGGACCGGTGACGTCGGGCGCCTTGGTGATCAGGAACCCCTCGGTCTGCACCGGGCTGGATTCGAAGCGAAGGTCGTTATCGGTGAGCATCACGCCCACCACCGGACCCGCGCCGCCGTGCGTGGTGACGGTGACGGTCAGCGTGCCGAGCGCCTTCACGGTGGTGGCCGAGGCGGCGATCTCGACCTTGCTGTTCGCATCCATCGCCTTCACGGTGTCGAGCAGCTTCTTGCGATCGTCCTCCGACAGCTTGCCGTATCGCTCCTGCCCGCCCTGAATGGACGCGTAGTGCCGGTTCTCGACCGTCATGCTGCTGGCAATGTCGGCGGGCTGATCGCGAAGCTGGTCCGCCCCCACCGACGAATGACATCCGGCGCAGTAGGTGTTGGCGTTGGTCGTGAACCGGGGCGTTCCTCCCGGATACGCCCGAAGCTGCCCCGCCACACCGGTCAGCGCGGTCAGTCCGAGAACGGCGGCGATAGCGATACGTGCGTTCATGCACTCCTCCCCTGAATTCATGACGATCCGCGGCCCGACCGGAAGCGATGATTCACTGCGAGGTCGGCAAGGCTACCCCTCGGTGCCTCCAGCGTCCAGATCGCGGTGACAGCGCTGGCACTGCGCTCGGACGCTGACGTTGTCGAGGTAGTGCCTGTCGCTCGGCCCGGCCCGATGCACCTGATGGCAGGAGAAGCAGGGCAGTTTGACGCCGAGGTGGTCGGAGAGCTGGTGGTACTCGTCGGTCTCCTCGCTGCTCTTCGTGCCATGGACGTCCTTCTCATGGCACTTGAGGCAGGCGGAGTTGGTGAGCGGCAGGCGCATGGAAGTCGGTTCGTGCCGATCGCCGGCCACCCAGCGCGCCGCGTCCCAGGCCGAGAGCAGCGTCACCTGACTCCAGCCCGCCAGCCCTTCGCCGCTGTGGCAGGTGAAGCAACGCTCGGGGTGATTGCCGTGATGCGCCCGGAAGTGCGCGGCCGACAGGGTCCGCGCCGGCGCCTCGGTCATGTCGCGATAGATCTGGCCATGCAAGTGGCAGGAGATGCAGAAGCGGTTGTCACCATCGAGGCGTTTCACCACCACGGTCGGGATCACCGCGGCCGCGATCAGAGCGAGCGCCGCGATCCAGAGGCGCCGCCGTGCCGCGCTCGAGGAGGGAAGGATCGGCATCGTCGCGCAGTGTTCCCGCGATCGCTCCGCGACGCAAGCCGCGGCGCGGCCCGCGGCCTCGAATCCGCCACCAAAGGCACGAGCGCGTTCCAGAGTCGGAACGCGCCCGTGTGGCCGGGAGGGGGGACCGGCGATTCGGAGCTAGTGCAGGTACTTGGTCTTCAATGCTCCCATGGTCAGAGGCACGGTCGGCGTGGCGCCGAACGCGGTGACCTCGAAGACCAGGTCATTGAAGTCGTTGTCCGTCGGGTAGCAGCACGGACCCGGATTGGCTCCGCTGTCGAGATCCTCGAAGCACACCAGCCAGGTATTAGGATGCGTCCACTGCGAGATGTCGAACACCAGCGCTTGCACGTCGCCGTCGAACGGCGCGTGGATCGCCACGCCGTTCGGCCCGAGATCGTTGTAGAAGCGATTCGTGAAGAACATCTCGGGCTCCGGCGCGTTGATGGCGTCACCGTGCCCGTTCGGATTGAGGTAGAAGCCGAAGCGCGTCATCGGATGATTGAACACGATCATCGACGAGGCGCCCTCGCTGGCCGGCCCGTCGAACACCACGCCGTCGTCCACGCCGTCGATCACCGGCTTGTGGCCATCCTCGACGTACCAGCCGAGAATGTTGTTGTCGGCGTTGCCGGCCACTTCACGCACCAGCATCGCCGAGAAATGATCGCCGAACCAGAACCACGGATCGGGGTCGCCGGGCTTGGCGCCGAGATAGTCGGTGGTGACGGTGATGTGTCCTGGTCCGTAGAGACCGTCAACGATGTGCTGAAGCGAATTCGTCGGTCCGTCCCAGCTGGTCCCGAAAACGACCGGAACGACCGCGTGCGCCGGAGTGGCCAGGGCGGTGGCCAATGCCAGCACTGCCGGCACGCATAACTTCATGGACGTCCTCATGAGAAAGGGCTCTCCGTGGATGCGGGGACAAGCTGTCGTGCTTCGGAGAATGCCCGCCGGGGATAGGGACGGCGGGCTTCTGCGCCAACAGGGAGGGACCTAAGGGCAGGCGCAGAATTCCGAATAACGCGAAAAGTCTAGGGATTCTCGGGCCAGAATTCAAGCAGCAAAGCGCAGGATCGGCCCTTATCGCCGGGTTGCTGGCGCGTCGCGGCGAATTGCAATGGGCCCGGAAACCCGTCCCCCGGGCCTCGGGATCCCCGGAGCCGCTCAACATTCTGCGCCGCACAACCCTAGATATGAATCGGGCTGCCCGTAACCGCCAGGGCGGCCTCCTTGATCGCCTCCGCCAGCGTGGGATGGGCGTGGACCGAGCGGGCCACGTCCTCGGAGCTCGCCCCCATCTCCATGGCCACCACCAGCTCCGCGATCAAGTCGCTCGCCCACGGCCCCAGGATGTGGGCACCCAGCAGCCGGTCGGTCGCGGCGTCGGCCACCAGCGCGACCTGCCCATCCCGCTCGTTCATGGCCCTGGCCCGGCCGTTGACCATGAACGGGAAGGTCCCGACGCGGACTTCACGCCTCTGCCGCTCGGCCTCCTCGACCGTCAGCCCCACGCTGGCCAGTTCCGGCCAGGTGTAGACGACGTTCGGGATGCAGTCGTAGGACACATGTCCGGCGCGTCCGGCCATGTTCTCCACCGCGGCGATGCCCTCCTCTTCGGCCTTGTGCGCCAGCATGGGTCCGGCCGTCACGTCGCCGATCGCGAAGATTCCGGGCACGCGAGTTTCGTAGCGCTCGTTCACGCGTACGCGGCCCTTCTCGTCCAGCTCGACGCCGGCCTCGCGGGCGCCCAGCCCCTCGGTGTAGGGCCGGCGCCCCACCGCCACCAGCAGCACCTCGCAGGCCTCTTCGCGCGTGATGCCCTTCGAATCGATCGTCACCCGCACTTCGTCGCCCTCGACGCGAGCCGCCCGGGCCGAGGTCTCCAGGTCGAAGCGGAACCCCTGCCGCTCGAGGATCTTCTTGAGCATCGCCCCGCTCCCGCGATCGACGCCCGGCAGGATCCGGTCCTGGAACTCGAGCACGCGCACCTCGGATCCGAGCCGCATCCACACCGAGCCCAGCTCGAGCCCGATCGCGCCGGCGCCGACCACCATCAGGCGCCGCGGCACCTCGGGAAGCGCCAGCGCGTCGGTCGAATGGACGATGCGGCGGCCATCGAACGCGACGCCGGGGAGCGCCGCCGCCTTGCTGCCGGTGGCGATCAGGATGCGCTGGGTGTCGAGCGTCTGGGCGCCGCTCTCCCCCTTCACCTCGACGCGGCCCGGCGACTCGATGCGCCCGAATCCGAACACCGGCGCCACACCGTACTTCTTGAACAGCGTGCCGACCCCCGAGGTGAGCCCGCGCACCACGGTGTCCTTCCGCTTCATCATGGTGGCGAGATCGAACTCGGCGGTGGCGCGGATGCCGTGCACGGCGAGGCCGTGCTTCACGTGGTGCAAGTTCTCGGTCGAGTCGAGCAGCGCCTTGCTGGGAATACAGCCGACGTTGAGGCAGGTGCCGCCCAGGGTCGGATACTTCTCGACGCACGCGGTCTTGAGGCCGAGCTGCGCGGCGCGGATCGCCGCGACGTAGCCGCCCGGTCCCGAGCCGATCACCACCAGGTCGTAGCTCATGACCTGTTCAGATCTCGAGCAGCATGCGCTCGGGATCCTCGAGCCGTTCCTTGACGCGCACCAGGAAGGTGACGGCCTGCTCGCCATCCACGATTCGGTGATCGTAGGACACCGCGAGGTACATCATCGGGCGGATCACGATCTGGTCGTCCACCACTACCGGCCGCTTCTCGATCTTGTGCATGCCGAGAATGCCGCTCTGCGGCGGATTGAGGATCGGCGTCGAGAGCAGCGAGCCATAGACGCCGCCGTTCGAGATCGTGAACGTCCCGCCCGACAGCTCGTCGAGGGAGAGCGCGCCGTCGCGCCCGCGCGCGGCGAGCCGGCCGATCTCGCGCTCCATCTCGGCGAGCGAGAGCGTGTCGGCGCGCTTCACCACCGGCACCACCAGCCCGCGCTCGGTGCCCACCGCCACGCCAAGATGAACGCGGCGGCGATAGACGATGTCGGTGCCGCGGATCTCGGCATTCAGTTCGGGCACATCGGCGAGCGCCAGGATCACGGCGCGTCCGAACAGGCTCATGAAACCGAGCTTCACGCCGTGCTTCTTCTCGAACGCGTCGCGGTGTCGCGCGCGCAGCTCGAGCACCGCGGTCATGTCCACTTCGTTGAAGGTGGTGAGGATCGCCGCGGTGTGCTGCGCGCGGACCAGCCGCTCGGCAATCCGCTGCCGGATGCGGCTCATTGGCACGATCTGCTCGTCGGCCTCCTCGATGGGCGCGCCGGCGGGCGCGCCCGGCGCCTGGGCGGGAATCGCGGGCGATTCGCCGGCGGGCGCCGGCGCAGCGGCCGGCTTCGATTCGATCTCGCGCAACACGTCACCCTTGAGCAGGCGACCGCCGGGCCCGGTGCCCTTGAGCGCGCGGGGGTCGAGTCCGTGCTCGGTTACCAACCGGAGCACGGCCGGGGAGAGCGCCGGTGCTTCATGAGGCGGCGGCGCGGGAGCCTTCGCGATCGGCGGCGCTGTGGCCGGCGGCGCGGGAGCCTTCGCGATCGGCGGCGCGGTGGCCGGCGGTGCGGGAGCCTTCGCGATCGGCGGCGCGGCGGACGGCGGTGCGGCGGGCGCCGGAGGCACGGCGGCTGCCGGGGTCGTCGCCGCGGTGGGCGGAATCGAGGCGGCCGCCCCGTTCACCTCGACTTCGCCGAGCACATCCCCCACCACCACGGTGTCGCCGGGCTTCCGCGCGTGATGCAGCTTGCCGGCCACCGGCGCCGCGATCTCGACCGCGGCCTTATCGGTCTCGAGCGTGGCCACCGGCTCGTCGGCGCGCACCGCGGCGCCGTCGGGCTTCAGCCATTCGACCAGCACCGCCTCCGAAATCGATTCGGCAAGCCGCGGAACCTCGATCCTCACGAGCCGCTTCCCTCCGAAGCGCGTGCCACCCGGCGCGGCGCGCGCGGCGCGGCACCCGGCGAGCCCTGGCGGAAGGCGCGCTCGATCAGCTGGTGCTCCTGCTCGGCATGCTGCGGATAGGAGCCGCTCGCCGGGGTGGGCGCGGCTTTTCGCGCCACCAGATAGAGCGTGGCGCCCTGGGGCAGCACGCCCTCCAGCCGGTGCCGGGTGTTCCGCCATGCGCCCATGTTGGCCGGCTCCTCCTGCACCCAGCGGATGTCCCTGGCTTGCGGGTAGCGCTGGAACAATTGAGTCAGCTCGAGCCGCGGAAACGGATAGAGCTGCTCCAGCCTCACCAGCGCCACGTCCTCGCGACCTCGCGTCCCGCGCGCCTCGAGCAACGTATAGAAGAGGCGCCCCGAGCAGAGCAGGATCGAACTCACTCGATCGGGCGCCGCGACTCCCGGGTCGTCGAGCAGGGTGTGGAACTCGCCGTCGGTGAAATCCCTGAGCGCCGAGACCGCCTGGCGATGGCGGAGCAGGCTCTTGGGACTCAGGACCACCAGCGGCCGGCGATACGGACGCTTCTGCTGGCGCCGCAGCACGTGGAAGAGCTGCGCCGGCGTGGTCAGGTTCACGACCTGCAGGTTTCCGTCCGCGCACAACTCGAGGAAGCGCTCGAGCCGCGCGCTCGAGTGCTCGGGGCCCTGGCCTTCGTAGCCGTGCGGGAGCAGCAACGTGAGACCCGACATGCGCCGCCACTTGCCTTCGCCGCTCGCCAGGAACTGGTCGATGTAGACCTGGGCGACGTTGGCGAAGTCGCCGAACTGCGCCTCCCAGATCACCAGCGTGTGAGGATCGGCGGTGCTGTAGCCGTACTCGAAACCGAGCGGGGCGGCCTCGCTGAGCGGCGTGTCGAAGACCTCGAAGCGGCCCTGGCCCGGCCCCAGGTGCTGGAGCGGCGTCCAGCGCCTGCCGGTCGCGCTGTCGTGGAGTACGGCGTGGCGATGGCTGAAGGTCCCGCGCCCGGAGTCCTGGCCGGACAGGCGCACGTGCTCGCCTTCGAGCAACAGCGAGCCGATCGCCAGCATCTCTCCGCCACCCCAGTCCACGCGGTCCTGCTCGAGCATCTTGACGCGGTCGTCGAGCACGCGGCGCACGCGCGCGTGCACCTGGAAGCCGTCGGGCACGCGGGCCGCGTCGCGCGCAATCCGCTCGAGCAGCGAGCGCGGGGCGCGCGTGTCGGCGGTCCACTCCTCGCTGTCCCAGCGCATGCCGCTCCAGACACCGCTCGGCTCGCGCGCGGTACGCGGCACCTCACCGCCACGCAAACGAGCGTGCGCGGCCTGAAGCGTCGCCTCGATCTCGGACTCGATCGCCTGGAGCCCGGCGGCATCGAGAGCGCCTTCGTCGATCAGGCGCCGGGCGTAACGACGCGAGGCCGGTTCGTGCTTCGCGATCGCCGCGTACATGGTGGGCTGCGTGAAGGTCGGATCGTCGAGCTCGTTGTGGCCGTGCTTGCGATAGCAGATCAGATCGATGATCGCGTCGCGCTTGAATTCCATGCGATAGGCGAGCGCCAGATCCATGGCGTGAACCGCGGCCTCGGGCTCGTCGCCGTTCACGTGGAACACCGGCGCCTCGATGATGCGCGCAATGTCGGTGGCGTAGCGGCTGTGGCGCGCGTCCGACGGCGAGGTGGTGAAGCCGACCTGATTGTTGACCACGATGTGCAGCGCGCCGCCGGTCCAGTAGGGCGACAGCTGCGCCAGCGACAGGGTCTCGGGCACGATGCCTTCGCCCGAGAACGCGGCGTCGCCGTGGATCAGCAGCGGCACGGTGCGCTCGCGGGCGGCGTCGCCGGTGATCTCCTGGCGCGCGCGCACGCTGCCCAGCACCACCGGGTTCACGAATTCGAGATGACTGGGGTTGTAGTGCATGCTGAGCGCGAGGTTCCTCCCGCCGGTGGTGCGCACCGAAGCGAAACCCAGGTGATACTTCACGTCGCCGTGGTTGGCGGCCTCCTCGGGGGCGCCGGTCTCGAACTCGGCGAAGATGCTCTCGAGCGGCTTGTGGAGCACGTTGGCCAGCACGTTGAGCCGGCCCCGATGGGGCATGCCGATCACCAGCTGCTCGATGCCGCGCGCCGCCGAGCGCTCGACCAGCGTCTCGAGCATCGGGATGAGCGTGGCGCCGCCTTCCAGAGAAAAGCGCTTCTGCCCCACGTACTTGACGTGAAGGAACTGTTCGAAGGCGTCGGCGGTCATGAGCTCGCGCAGGATGGCGACGCGCTCGTCGCGCGACAGCGACGGGCGATTGCGGTTGGGCTCCATCCGCTCCTGCAGCCACTCGCGGCGGCGGCGGTTCGGAATGTCCATGAACTCGACGCCGAGCGGTCCGCAATAGGTCTCGCTCAGCTCCACGATCAGTTCGCGCAGCGTGCCCGAGAACTCCCCCCGGAACGGGTAGGGCTCGACCGGAGAGTCGAGATCGGCTTCGCTCAAGCCGAAGTTCGAGAGCTCGAGCAGCGGCTCGCTCGGTGCCGCCGTGCTCAGCGGATCGAGGCGCGCGGCGCGATGGCCGAACTCGCGATAGGCGCTGACCAGTCCGAACACGCCGGCGGTCGGCGTACCGGCCGCGGCCGGCCGCGATCCCGCGAAGTCGAAGCCGGCGAAGAACAGCGCCCATTCCTCGGGAACCGAGGCCGGATCCTTCAGGAACTCGGCGTAGAGCTTCTCGATGTAGCCGGCATTGGCGCGCTGGATGAAATCGAGACGGCTGGACATGGCTTCCTCGGGAGTCGGGCGCCGCGCAGGCCGAAAGGGCCCCGAGCGGAGTCGGCTGCCGAAGCTACCACGAACGGCGGCGGGAGGAATCCCGCCGCCGTTGCGATGTCGCCGTCCCTGGAATCGAAGCTCGCCGCTAGCGCGTGCGCTGCAATTCCGGCTGCCAGGTGATCGGGCTGAAAGTGGGCGGCGGCTTGCGTGTTCTCGGGGCCCCGGCGTAGTGGATCCCCCACTCGTCCTGCAGCACCCAGTCCACCAGCGCCTTGCAATCCTGCTGCCGGAAGTCCCAAAGACTGAATCCGGTCCAGATGACAGGCTGGAATTGAGAGGGCCGATATATGGTCATGCAGACGTTGACCGGATTGACGCCCGGCTGCACGAGCTGCGCCCCGCTCGCCTGGTAGAGTGAGTCGAGAGTCGAGACCGGCGCGCCTCCCGGCCCGGAGTTCTCCGTCACCACGTTGGGTTGGCTGAGGTATTCCGCCGGTAACGCGCTCGTGACGTAGAAGTCGCCCGGATAGGACCGCAATGGAGGAAGCGGATCGC
Above is a window of Candidatus Sulfotelmatobacter sp. DNA encoding:
- a CDS encoding FlgD immunoglobulin-like domain containing protein, producing the protein MDRFKPTSRRAALCAAIVLVAAANPGLAGWPANGTPLSGPTPVQGFQTAVASDGALLVLRDILLPSSIARLTTGGATVPGWPVAVAGSGYVDGLAPDLLGGCYYALSNPGVYIHHLRADGSADPAWPANGVLLCDAPGYKHAQIAADPGGGVYVVWADGRDSPGLPRALFASRVLPDGTVAAGWDAGGTRLATVPDTTNISLGFSRDDGVGGLYALEARTVHFGLPEQSFEEFLVHLSPNGPSPSWPSGGFFPPGVPLGTGFTFDHDGAGGVFVNWNVGESGFVQRFDTTGNVAAGWPPEGHRVVADTGVGCLTGGILADGNGGVLFPMIAGPPGDYGSWLNYVSGLDGTGAALSGWPAPGVEFPANVFSVGWLATDGAAGCYLEWGNVDPTTYFLSDLRVLRVRSNGTMAPGFPDSGLVVCAGPGVRYQPALVPDGRGGVYAVWLDSRNHTPANAYDVYATRVGPSGDALASVAAPPPAANSLVASPNPFTSAVSFEIAAGGARDSRLDIFDAAGRRVRTLAGGAGSSGRVQWNGLDDAGRVVPPGLYLVRTHAGASVRVVRVL
- a CDS encoding DedA family protein, with the translated sequence MFHSLLATWFRLSLEWGYAGVFTLMAIESTVFPLPSEVVIPPAAYWAEQGRFHFWGVVAAATLGSWAGAAISYWVARGVGRPLILRYGKYLFVPEKKWLLAEKWIQHFSAGGIFFARLLPVVRHLVSLPAGAARMSFTVFSVMTLLGSFVWSTVLAWFGARVLADQPRLLEDPAAIPHVLQAKLMWFVLAALVLLALYIGVDVVGRKLRHQPIVEP
- a CDS encoding MBL fold metallo-hydrolase, with product MRELIFGGWRALAIETGYLWLDGGSMFGSVPKPLWAKLQPPDERNRIRLAMRCLLLDGYGRRVLVDIGIGDKFPPKLADIYRVEHEQHDLERSLAAQGLDPRDVTDVVLTHLHFDHAGGSTKRAGDRLVPTLPRARYHVQARNLENARHSNLRERASYLSENFEPLVEAGVLNLMEGPQRPWPEVELLLAEGHTRGQQLLRVGGPEEALYFVADLIPTASHVRIPFVMGYDVAAIETMTEKRALLERAHRERSWIFLEHDPELALGKPEPDGEDFRWSETVPAAEVRPMVPQGDTSSDRAGRG
- the odhB gene encoding 2-oxoglutarate dehydrogenase complex dihydrolipoyllysine-residue succinyltransferase, with protein sequence MRIEVPRLAESISEAVLVEWLKPDGAAVRADEPVATLETDKAAVEIAAPVAGKLHHARKPGDTVVVGDVLGEVEVNGAAASIPPTAATTPAAAVPPAPAAPPSAAPPIAKAPAPPATAPPIAKAPAPPATAPPIAKAPAPPPHEAPALSPAVLRLVTEHGLDPRALKGTGPGGRLLKGDVLREIESKPAAAPAPAGESPAIPAQAPGAPAGAPIEEADEQIVPMSRIRQRIAERLVRAQHTAAILTTFNEVDMTAVLELRARHRDAFEKKHGVKLGFMSLFGRAVILALADVPELNAEIRGTDIVYRRRVHLGVAVGTERGLVVPVVKRADTLSLAEMEREIGRLAARGRDGALSLDELSGGTFTISNGGVYGSLLSTPILNPPQSGILGMHKIEKRPVVVDDQIVIRPMMYLAVSYDHRIVDGEQAVTFLVRVKERLEDPERMLLEI
- the lpdA gene encoding dihydrolipoyl dehydrogenase, with translation MSYDLVVIGSGPGGYVAAIRAAQLGLKTACVEKYPTLGGTCLNVGCIPSKALLDSTENLHHVKHGLAVHGIRATAEFDLATMMKRKDTVVRGLTSGVGTLFKKYGVAPVFGFGRIESPGRVEVKGESGAQTLDTQRILIATGSKAAALPGVAFDGRRIVHSTDALALPEVPRRLMVVGAGAIGLELGSVWMRLGSEVRVLEFQDRILPGVDRGSGAMLKKILERQGFRFDLETSARAARVEGDEVRVTIDSKGITREEACEVLLVAVGRRPYTEGLGAREAGVELDEKGRVRVNERYETRVPGIFAIGDVTAGPMLAHKAEEEGIAAVENMAGRAGHVSYDCIPNVVYTWPELASVGLTVEEAERQRREVRVGTFPFMVNGRARAMNERDGQVALVADAATDRLLGAHILGPWASDLIAELVVAMEMGASSEDVARSVHAHPTLAEAIKEAALAVTGSPIHI
- the ugpC gene encoding sn-glycerol-3-phosphate ABC transporter ATP-binding protein UgpC, which produces MPKVRLSKVGKMYAGKHPAVRDLDLEIDDGELLVLVGPSGCGKSTVLRMIAGLEEVSSGEIRIGDRVVNDVPPRDRDIAMVFQNYALYPHMSVFDNMAFGLRRRKVPAPDVDRRVRAAAAALDIERYLDRKPRELSGGERQRVALGRALVREPSVFLFDEPLSNLDARLRVQTRAEIKRLHQRVRTTMIYVTHDQVEAMTLGDRIAVLRAGELQQVATPEALYHEPANAFVAGFIGSPPINLVPAVISGNGLLALEVAGFHTPVPAPLGEKLLPFRGQRVLVGIRPEDLIRGSTSDAKFRLRGTVEVSEPLGNETLVYWRTSVGVVVSRQTAGAPPPVGTEGQLEAGYDALHVFDSRDERAIA
- a CDS encoding DUF4114 domain-containing protein; its protein translation is MKLCVPAVLALATALATPAHAVVPVVFGTSWDGPTNSLQHIVDGLYGPGHITVTTDYLGAKPGDPDPWFWFGDHFSAMLVREVAGNADNNILGWYVEDGHKPVIDGVDDGVVFDGPASEGASSMIVFNHPMTRFGFYLNPNGHGDAINAPEPEMFFTNRFYNDLGPNGVAIHAPFDGDVQALVFDISQWTHPNTWLVCFEDLDSGANPGPCCYPTDNDFNDLVFEVTAFGATPTVPLTMGALKTKYLH